One Rissa tridactyla isolate bRisTri1 chromosome 4, bRisTri1.patW.cur.20221130, whole genome shotgun sequence DNA window includes the following coding sequences:
- the PABPN1L gene encoding embryonic polyadenylate-binding protein 2 — protein sequence MAVCLLNGFLPLFLPSPLFLDTSGIWWQDPSSLAAVEAPWDVAEMAALRKAAVDDSDVSHLEGDSVEELDVPDPELEAIKAKVREMEKEDERLKELQLEAENRLIMSSEAALFPKTTEEKKEVDQRSIYVGNVDYGGTAEELESHFNSCGQINRVTILCDKFSGHPKGYAYIEFEEKSSVKAAVELDESTFRGRVIKVLPKRTNMPGISTTDRGGYRSRFQAPWGGLAQRGGYYGGQHPRVRGRTYRGRARLLPWYFPY from the exons ATGGCAGTTTGTTTATTAAATGGCTTTTTGCCCCTGTTCCTGCCCAGTCCTCTCTTCCTGGACACTTCAGGGATCTGGTGGCAGGACCCATCATCCCTGGCAGCGGTGGAGGCACCTTGGGACGTGGCAGAGATGGCAGCTCTGCGGAAGGCTGCAGTTGATGACTCAGATGTGAGCCACCTGGAGGGGGACAGTGTGGAGGAGCTGGATGTGCCGGACCCA gagctggaggccatcaaAGCCAAAGTGCgggagatggagaaggaggaTGAGAGGCTGAAGGAGTTGCAGCTGGAAGCCGAAAACCGCCTCATCATGAGCTCAGAGGCAG CTCTCTTCCCAAAGACAACCGAGGAGAAGAAGGAGGTTGACCAGCGATCCATCTACGTGGGCAAT GTGGATTACGGGGGCACGGCAGAAGAGCTGGAGTCTCACTTCAACAGCTGTGGGCAGATCAACCGAGTGACCATCCTTTGTGACAAGTTCTCGGGGCATCCCAAAGG GTATGCCTACATTGAGTTTGAAGAGAAGAGCTCCGTGAAGGCTGCGGTGGAGCTGGACGAGAGCACGTTCAGAGGCCGTGTCATTAAG GTGCTGCCCAAGAGGACCAACATGCCGGGCATCAGCACCACCGACCGCGGGGGCTACCGGAGCCGCTTCCAAGccccctggggagggctggcCCAGCGGGGAGGTTATTATGGAGGGCAGCACCCGAGGGTGCGAGGGAGGACGTACAG GGGTCGGGCGAGGCTGCTGCCTTGGTATTTTCCGTATTAG